One window from the genome of Rhodococcus sp. ABRD24 encodes:
- a CDS encoding FCD domain-containing protein, with protein MTGITLRSGPLVPQLEELLAQRIRTGEWAVGDRLPSETELAAELGVGRSSVREAVRLLARGGLLDVRHGVGTFVAESAGEPLLEQLLRRSRVLEVLEVRRALEMEAARLAAERAGPEELAAVRRQLAERHALHALDPNAFVTADLDFHHAVVALAGNSVLTALFDSVRPVLHSALVDMVANEPRLPDTSGAHDALIDALEAGDSAAAVAATAANLDPMIVKLRGGDHK; from the coding sequence ATGACAGGAATCACGCTGCGCAGCGGCCCGCTGGTGCCGCAGCTCGAGGAGTTGCTGGCACAGCGCATCCGGACCGGGGAGTGGGCGGTCGGTGATCGCCTGCCGAGCGAGACGGAGCTCGCGGCGGAACTCGGGGTGGGGCGATCGTCCGTGCGGGAGGCGGTGCGCCTGCTAGCGAGGGGCGGCCTGCTCGACGTCCGGCACGGGGTAGGCACCTTCGTCGCTGAATCGGCAGGGGAGCCACTACTCGAGCAGCTACTTCGCCGGTCCCGGGTCCTCGAGGTTCTGGAAGTGCGACGTGCGCTCGAGATGGAGGCCGCGCGCCTGGCTGCGGAGCGGGCTGGGCCCGAGGAACTGGCGGCTGTGCGGCGACAGCTCGCCGAGCGGCATGCACTACATGCGCTGGACCCGAATGCGTTCGTCACTGCCGATCTGGACTTCCATCACGCCGTTGTGGCGCTCGCCGGCAATTCCGTGCTGACGGCCCTGTTCGATTCGGTTCGGCCGGTGTTGCATTCCGCGCTGGTCGACATGGTCGCGAACGAGCCGCGGTTACCGGACACCTCGGGCGCCCATGACGCGCTGATCGATGCCCTGGAGGCGGGCGACAGCGCGGCCGCCGTTGCGGCGACGGCCGCGAACTTGGATCCGATGATTGTCAAGCTCCGAGGAGGAGACCACAAGTGA
- a CDS encoding ATP-binding cassette domain-containing protein produces MSTRDHGDVVLSAENVDLVRDGRLLLGDVNVQIEQGQHWVLLGANGAGKSTLLSLLGAVSHPSRGAVHVLGHRLGRVDMRELRAHIGHVNPRHVVEQPMTVRDVVLTGLTNTPGFVHRWQPTEADRARADELIAMMGMEQRAEARWPVLSQGERGRALIARALMPEPPVLLLDEPATGLDLAAREQLLTALDEMRAQHPSMASILVTHHIEEIPTTTTHALLIRGGRVTAQGPAESVITTERISECFDHRIDILRIGGRYSAQSRSRQVEAIA; encoded by the coding sequence GTGAGTACCCGCGACCACGGTGACGTGGTACTGAGCGCCGAGAATGTCGATCTCGTTCGCGACGGACGGTTGCTGCTCGGTGATGTGAACGTGCAGATCGAGCAGGGCCAGCACTGGGTTTTGCTGGGGGCCAACGGTGCCGGTAAGAGCACGCTGTTGAGCCTGCTCGGCGCGGTTTCGCATCCCTCGCGAGGAGCTGTCCATGTACTCGGTCACCGACTCGGCCGCGTGGACATGCGCGAACTGCGCGCGCACATCGGTCACGTCAATCCACGCCATGTCGTGGAACAGCCGATGACGGTGCGGGACGTCGTGCTGACCGGTCTCACCAACACCCCCGGGTTCGTGCACCGGTGGCAGCCGACCGAGGCGGACCGGGCGCGCGCGGATGAGCTGATCGCGATGATGGGCATGGAACAACGCGCCGAGGCTCGGTGGCCCGTCCTGTCCCAGGGTGAGCGCGGGCGTGCGCTTATTGCTCGTGCGCTGATGCCGGAGCCGCCGGTCCTGCTACTCGACGAACCCGCGACCGGTCTGGACCTGGCGGCGCGAGAGCAACTCCTGACCGCGCTCGACGAGATGCGCGCGCAGCACCCGTCGATGGCCAGCATCCTCGTCACACATCACATCGAGGAGATTCCGACGACCACGACGCACGCGCTGCTGATTCGCGGTGGTCGAGTCACTGCGCAGGGGCCGGCCGAGTCGGTGATCACCACCGAGCGGATCAGTGAGTGCTTCGATCATCGGATCGACATTCTCCGAATCGGTGGCCGGTACTCGGCCCAGTCGCGTTCGCGGCAGGTGGAAGCGATCGCCTGA
- a CDS encoding MFS transporter yields the protein MTAVDDATTGTASPSRERVRAWVLVASGMFAVAWGGNEFTPLLVMYRLDHGFSQLVVDTFLFAYVLGIVPALLIGGPLSDRLGRRPLMLPAPFVAVAGSLILATGADSAVWLIAGRILSGVALGIGMAVGGSWLKELSSTEHDPTARAGAGARRAAMSLTAGFGIGAGIAGVLAQWGPWPSVFPYAVHIVIALAAGIGMWRVPETRAAVPKAERRKLSTDLKIPSAGHRRFLYVVAPVAPWVFGAAASAYAVIPALMTPHSGGAPIAFSALLCVIGLGAGFAIQAVGRRIDTPSNARAVAVALAVLVAGMVLAAVASSALTVPLAMIAAMMLGCGYGMALVSGLQEIQRIAGPDDLAGLTAVFYSLSYLGFAVPAVMAAIAGTGSAITYPIMFVVGAVAAAASLVLVIVKWRAHVPEATASERR from the coding sequence ATGACGGCGGTCGACGACGCCACCACAGGAACGGCGTCCCCATCCCGCGAGCGTGTGCGGGCGTGGGTGCTCGTTGCGTCGGGCATGTTTGCGGTTGCGTGGGGTGGCAACGAGTTCACACCGCTGCTGGTGATGTACCGGCTGGACCACGGCTTCTCGCAGTTGGTGGTCGACACCTTCCTGTTTGCGTACGTGCTCGGCATCGTGCCGGCGCTCCTGATCGGCGGTCCGCTCTCGGACAGGCTGGGGCGGCGTCCGTTGATGTTGCCGGCGCCGTTCGTCGCGGTGGCAGGGTCCCTCATCCTGGCGACCGGAGCCGATTCGGCTGTGTGGTTGATCGCCGGGCGCATCCTGTCCGGTGTGGCGCTCGGGATCGGCATGGCTGTCGGCGGCAGCTGGCTCAAGGAACTCTCCAGCACCGAGCACGATCCGACTGCCCGTGCGGGCGCCGGCGCGCGCCGTGCGGCGATGAGTCTGACGGCCGGATTCGGTATCGGCGCGGGGATTGCAGGGGTGCTCGCGCAGTGGGGCCCATGGCCGAGCGTCTTCCCTTACGCGGTGCATATCGTGATCGCGTTGGCAGCGGGTATCGGGATGTGGAGAGTTCCGGAGACCCGCGCCGCGGTGCCGAAGGCCGAGCGGCGGAAGCTGTCGACCGACTTGAAGATTCCGTCCGCCGGACACCGGCGATTCCTGTACGTCGTGGCCCCGGTCGCGCCGTGGGTGTTCGGTGCGGCCGCGTCGGCCTACGCGGTGATACCGGCGCTCATGACGCCACACAGCGGCGGCGCCCCGATCGCGTTCTCGGCGCTGCTGTGCGTCATCGGGCTCGGAGCCGGGTTCGCAATCCAGGCCGTGGGTCGTCGGATCGACACCCCGTCGAACGCGCGTGCAGTTGCGGTGGCACTCGCGGTGCTGGTCGCGGGCATGGTGCTCGCGGCAGTTGCCTCGAGTGCACTGACGGTGCCGCTCGCGATGATCGCGGCGATGATGCTCGGCTGCGGCTACGGTATGGCGCTGGTGTCGGGACTACAGGAGATCCAGCGCATTGCGGGCCCGGACGACCTGGCCGGTCTTACCGCCGTCTTCTACTCGCTGAGCTACCTCGGATTCGCGGTGCCCGCTGTGATGGCTGCGATCGCCGGGACCGGTTCGGCGATCACCTATCCGATTATGTTCGTCGTGGGCGCCGTCGCGGCTGCGGCCAGCCTGGTACTCGTGATCGTGAAGTGGCGTGCGCACGTACCGGAGGCAACGGCTTCAGAGCGCCGGTAG
- a CDS encoding M1 family metallopeptidase: MDQVGDGWRRSVKPGKFHEEPIDPYLPQNGNRGYRVSRYELELTYKVHSNRLSGKASITAATTDVRSKFTLDLAQTLQVSKVSVNGGRGAKYTHRGGKLTITPAQKIPAGGLLAITVQYSGNPEPIVSMWGDVGWEELDEGSLVASQPNGAASWFPCDDHPSSKASYQISITTDSPYHAVANGALVRKQTRASQTTWVYEQPEPMASYLATVQIGPYERRRVGHGRVPIHALHPKELRVPFDREFARQSEMMEVFEKLFGPYPFEDYSVVVTGDELEIPIEAQGLSIFGANHCDGSGGSERLVAHELAHQWFGNSLTLRVWKDIWLHEGFACYAEWLWSEHSGGPDAHTHALQAHRGLAAKPQDILVGDPGPKLMFDDRIYKRGALTLHALRQQIGDDAFVALLQKWTAKYRHSTVSTEQFTDLAAYFTDRPLRPLWEAWLAEKPLPAL, from the coding sequence GTGGACCAAGTCGGCGACGGATGGCGGCGCTCCGTGAAGCCCGGCAAGTTCCACGAGGAGCCCATCGACCCGTATCTGCCACAGAACGGTAACCGCGGCTACCGGGTCTCCCGTTACGAACTCGAACTGACGTACAAGGTGCACAGCAACCGACTGTCCGGCAAGGCCTCGATCACCGCGGCCACCACCGACGTCCGCAGCAAGTTCACACTGGATCTCGCACAGACATTGCAGGTTTCGAAGGTATCGGTCAACGGCGGCCGCGGCGCCAAGTACACACACCGCGGCGGCAAGCTCACGATTACTCCCGCGCAGAAGATCCCGGCCGGGGGCCTGCTCGCGATCACCGTGCAGTATTCCGGCAACCCCGAGCCGATCGTCAGCATGTGGGGCGACGTCGGTTGGGAAGAGCTGGATGAAGGGTCGCTCGTCGCGAGCCAACCCAACGGCGCCGCGTCATGGTTTCCGTGCGACGACCACCCGAGTTCCAAAGCGAGTTACCAGATCTCGATCACCACAGACTCGCCGTACCATGCGGTCGCGAACGGCGCACTCGTCCGCAAGCAGACCCGTGCGAGCCAGACGACCTGGGTGTACGAGCAGCCAGAACCGATGGCGAGCTATCTCGCGACCGTCCAGATCGGACCGTACGAGCGCCGACGCGTGGGCCACGGCCGGGTTCCGATCCACGCGCTGCACCCCAAGGAGCTCCGGGTGCCGTTCGACCGCGAGTTCGCCCGACAGTCCGAGATGATGGAGGTCTTCGAGAAGCTCTTCGGCCCGTACCCATTCGAGGACTACTCGGTGGTCGTGACCGGCGATGAGCTCGAGATCCCGATCGAGGCACAGGGTCTGTCGATCTTCGGCGCCAACCATTGTGACGGAAGTGGCGGCTCCGAACGTCTCGTCGCACATGAGCTTGCGCACCAGTGGTTCGGCAACAGTCTCACTCTCCGAGTGTGGAAGGACATCTGGCTGCACGAGGGCTTCGCCTGTTACGCCGAGTGGTTGTGGTCGGAGCACTCAGGCGGGCCCGACGCCCACACCCACGCACTGCAGGCACACCGCGGTCTTGCCGCCAAGCCGCAGGACATCCTGGTCGGCGACCCCGGACCGAAGTTGATGTTCGACGACCGCATCTACAAACGTGGAGCCCTCACCCTGCATGCGCTGCGGCAGCAAATCGGCGACGACGCCTTCGTCGCACTGCTGCAGAAGTGGACCGCCAAGTACCGCCATTCGACGGTCTCCACCGAACAGTTCACCGATCTGGCGGCGTATTTCACCGACCGACCGTTGCGCCCGCTGTGGGAGGCATGGCTTGCGGAGAAGCCGCTACCGGCGCTCTGA
- a CDS encoding Pls/PosA family non-ribosomal peptide synthetase, with protein sequence MSAQPATNQTDPHQQHRIPSEFIRSSLAPAPRTLVDILTATAQTYPDATAIDDGTAPLTYRELLDEIAAGARWLADAGVGAGDRVGVRMPSGSRDLYVAILSVLAAGAAYVPVDADDPEERAELVFGEAAVAAILTADGVQPGTAPRRAQAPAVRPPTPGDDAWIIFTSGSTGTPKGVAVTHRNAAAFVDAEARMFLQDSPIGPEDRVLAGLSVAFDASCEEMWLAWRHGAALVPAPRSLVRSGMDLGPWLVSRDVTVVSTVPTLAALWPAEALEAVRLLIFGGEACPPDLAERLAVPGREVWNTYGPTEATVVACGAIMDGTGPVRIGLPLDGWDLAVVDATGEPVADGEVGELVIGGVGLARYLDPAKDAEKYAPMPTLGWDRAYRSGDLVRLDRAGLLFQGRADDQVKLGGRRIELGEVDNALQNLPGVSGAAAAVRKTAAGTAILVGYLASTDPDFDLKAARDQLSAQLPAALVPRLALVDELPTRTSGKVDRNALPWPLPGTNVEDTSGSVELDGTAGWVAGLWASILGAGITGLDDDFFEMGGGSLSAAQLVTALRARFPEVTVAQLYDHPRLGSLARFLDELSPIETAEPRHVEPTPRRARLVQIAATVPLTTLTGLQWVTWLAIAGNVLSWFDVAWNPPTLSWWWVALAFVLFITPLGRMAIAVGGARLLLRGLKPGTYRRGGGEHLRLWIALRLVEASGADNLSGAPWMLYFARALGAKVGQGVDLHTLPPVTGMLELGDGCSVEPEVDLAGHWIDGDVVHIGEIKIGAGAAIGARSTLLPGARIGCGAEIAPGSAVFGKVKADQHWAGSPAVKVGKATHPWPDHAPERASYWVPIFGVTSVVLAGMPIFGLAAGILLIGWWIRDAASLGDAAMQALVILPVATVLSLFVFAALTVIAVRLLSIGLTEGYHPVRSRVGWQVWATERLMDSARTFLFPLYASLLTPGWLRLLGAKVGKNTEISTALVLPKFTTVADGAFLADDTMVASYELGGGWLRIEPAKIGKRAFLGNSGMAGPGRRVPKNGLVAVLSAAPSKAKSGSSWLGSPPVRLRRAATASDASRTFHPPLRLKIARAVVETCRLIPVMVTFGIGLGVLFALAWLVSVGGFWLAALGGGVVLLIAGAVAGAVSVAAKWLVVGRIRKVEHPLWSSFVWRNEVSDAFVETVAAPWFARAATGTAVLNVWLRGLGATIGRGVWCETYWLPEADLVTLGDGATVERGCVVQTHLFHDRIMAMDTVTLGAGATLGPHCVALPAAGLGDGATVGPASLVMRGDTVPASTRWQGNPIAPWTKSATDGGAP encoded by the coding sequence TTGTCTGCCCAGCCAGCAACGAACCAGACGGATCCACACCAGCAGCACCGGATACCCAGCGAGTTCATCCGGTCGTCACTGGCGCCCGCTCCGCGCACGCTCGTGGACATCCTCACGGCCACCGCCCAGACGTACCCCGATGCGACCGCAATCGACGACGGGACGGCGCCCCTCACCTACCGCGAACTGCTCGACGAGATCGCGGCCGGGGCCCGCTGGCTCGCCGACGCCGGCGTGGGCGCCGGCGACCGGGTCGGGGTGCGCATGCCGTCGGGCTCGCGTGATCTGTACGTCGCGATCCTGTCCGTGCTTGCGGCGGGCGCGGCCTACGTGCCTGTCGACGCGGACGATCCCGAGGAACGCGCCGAACTGGTGTTCGGTGAGGCCGCAGTGGCCGCAATCCTGACCGCCGACGGTGTCCAGCCCGGCACCGCGCCACGACGCGCACAGGCCCCCGCGGTCCGGCCGCCGACACCCGGCGACGATGCCTGGATCATCTTCACCTCCGGCTCAACCGGCACCCCGAAGGGCGTCGCGGTCACGCACCGGAACGCGGCCGCATTCGTCGATGCCGAGGCACGGATGTTCCTGCAGGACAGCCCGATCGGCCCGGAGGACCGGGTGCTCGCCGGGCTGTCGGTGGCCTTCGACGCGTCGTGCGAGGAGATGTGGCTGGCATGGCGGCACGGCGCCGCGCTGGTGCCCGCACCGCGGTCGCTGGTACGCAGCGGGATGGACCTGGGGCCGTGGCTGGTCTCTCGCGACGTCACCGTCGTCTCCACCGTCCCCACGCTGGCCGCACTGTGGCCGGCGGAGGCGCTCGAGGCGGTGCGACTGCTGATCTTCGGCGGTGAGGCCTGCCCACCGGATCTCGCCGAGCGGCTCGCGGTGCCGGGACGCGAGGTGTGGAACACGTACGGTCCCACCGAGGCCACCGTCGTCGCGTGCGGCGCGATCATGGACGGCACCGGCCCGGTACGGATCGGGCTGCCGCTCGACGGCTGGGATCTCGCTGTGGTCGACGCCACCGGCGAGCCGGTCGCCGACGGCGAGGTCGGTGAGCTCGTCATCGGCGGTGTCGGACTCGCGCGCTATCTGGATCCCGCGAAAGACGCAGAAAAATACGCACCGATGCCGACGCTCGGCTGGGACCGCGCGTACCGCAGTGGCGACCTGGTGCGCCTCGATCGCGCCGGTCTGCTGTTTCAGGGCAGGGCCGACGACCAGGTGAAGCTGGGTGGACGCCGCATCGAGCTGGGCGAGGTGGACAACGCGCTGCAGAACCTGCCCGGCGTCAGCGGCGCCGCGGCCGCGGTCCGCAAGACCGCGGCGGGCACCGCGATCCTCGTCGGCTATCTCGCGAGCACCGACCCGGACTTCGATCTCAAGGCGGCGCGGGATCAGCTGTCCGCGCAGCTGCCGGCGGCGCTGGTACCGCGACTCGCACTGGTCGACGAGCTGCCCACCCGCACGTCCGGCAAGGTCGACCGGAACGCCCTGCCGTGGCCGCTTCCCGGCACAAATGTGGAGGACACCAGCGGATCCGTCGAACTCGATGGCACCGCCGGCTGGGTCGCGGGACTGTGGGCGTCGATCCTCGGCGCCGGCATCACCGGCCTGGACGACGACTTCTTCGAGATGGGCGGCGGTTCTCTCTCGGCCGCGCAGCTAGTCACTGCGCTGCGCGCGCGATTCCCCGAAGTGACCGTCGCACAGCTGTACGACCACCCTCGTCTCGGTTCTCTCGCCCGGTTCCTCGACGAGCTCTCCCCCATCGAGACCGCAGAACCGCGGCACGTCGAACCGACTCCTCGGCGCGCGCGACTCGTACAGATCGCCGCGACCGTCCCGCTCACGACGCTCACCGGCCTGCAGTGGGTCACCTGGCTCGCGATCGCCGGCAACGTGCTGTCGTGGTTCGACGTGGCATGGAACCCACCAACGCTGTCCTGGTGGTGGGTAGCACTCGCGTTCGTCCTGTTCATCACCCCGCTCGGCCGGATGGCAATCGCAGTCGGCGGGGCACGGCTGCTCCTTCGCGGACTGAAGCCGGGCACTTACCGGCGCGGCGGCGGCGAACATCTGCGGTTGTGGATCGCGCTGCGTCTGGTCGAGGCGAGCGGCGCCGACAACCTGTCCGGTGCCCCGTGGATGCTGTACTTCGCCCGCGCCCTCGGAGCAAAGGTGGGTCAGGGCGTCGACCTGCACACCCTGCCGCCCGTCACCGGCATGCTCGAGCTCGGCGACGGATGTTCGGTGGAGCCCGAGGTCGACCTCGCCGGTCACTGGATCGACGGCGACGTCGTGCACATCGGCGAGATCAAGATCGGTGCAGGGGCGGCAATCGGCGCGCGGTCGACATTGCTGCCGGGTGCCCGGATCGGTTGCGGCGCCGAGATCGCGCCGGGATCGGCGGTCTTCGGCAAGGTCAAGGCCGATCAGCACTGGGCGGGCTCGCCCGCGGTGAAGGTGGGCAAGGCAACACATCCGTGGCCCGATCACGCGCCTGAGCGTGCGTCCTACTGGGTGCCGATTTTCGGTGTCACGTCCGTCGTCCTGGCGGGGATGCCGATCTTCGGGCTCGCCGCCGGCATCCTGCTCATCGGCTGGTGGATCCGCGACGCCGCCAGCCTCGGTGACGCCGCCATGCAGGCGCTGGTGATCCTGCCGGTCGCGACCGTGCTGAGCCTGTTCGTCTTCGCTGCGCTGACGGTGATCGCGGTGCGGCTGTTGTCGATCGGACTCACCGAGGGCTACCACCCGGTACGCAGCCGCGTCGGCTGGCAGGTATGGGCCACCGAGCGGCTCATGGACTCGGCACGCACGTTCCTGTTCCCGCTGTATGCAAGTCTTCTGACACCCGGCTGGCTGCGTCTGCTCGGGGCGAAGGTAGGCAAGAACACCGAGATCTCTACCGCATTGGTGCTGCCGAAGTTCACCACCGTCGCCGACGGCGCGTTCCTCGCCGACGACACCATGGTCGCGAGCTACGAACTCGGCGGCGGCTGGCTGCGGATCGAGCCGGCCAAGATCGGTAAGCGCGCATTCCTCGGCAACTCCGGCATGGCCGGACCGGGCCGGCGGGTGCCCAAGAACGGGCTGGTGGCGGTGCTGTCCGCGGCGCCGAGCAAGGCCAAGTCGGGATCGTCATGGCTGGGCAGCCCGCCGGTGCGACTGCGCCGCGCAGCGACCGCGTCCGACGCTTCCCGCACCTTCCACCCGCCATTGCGGCTCAAGATCGCCCGTGCCGTCGTCGAGACGTGCCGGCTGATCCCGGTGATGGTGACCTTCGGGATCGGCCTCGGCGTGCTGTTTGCGCTGGCGTGGCTGGTCTCGGTCGGCGGATTCTGGCTCGCAGCGCTCGGTGGTGGGGTGGTCCTGCTGATCGCCGGCGCCGTTGCGGGCGCGGTATCGGTGGCCGCGAAATGGCTGGTCGTCGGACGCATCCGCAAGGTCGAACATCCCCTGTGGAGTTCGTTCGTATGGCGCAACGAGGTATCCGACGCATTCGTCGAGACCGTCGCCGCTCCCTGGTTCGCGCGCGCCGCGACCGGCACCGCGGTCCTCAACGTGTGGCTACGCGGCCTGGGCGCAACCATCGGCCGCGGCGTGTGGTGTGAGACGTATTGGCTGCCGGAGGCCGACCTGGTCACGCTCGGCGACGGTGCGACCGTCGAGAGGGGGTGCGTCGTGCAGACTCACCTGTTCCATGATCGGATCATGGCCATGGACACCGTCACCTTGGGCGCCGGGGCCACCCTCGGTCCGCATTGCGTCGCGCTCCCCGCGGCCGGGCTCGGCGACGGCGCCACTGTCGGCCCGGCCTCGCTCGTGATGCGCGGCGACACCGTCCCGGCGTCCACCCGCTGGCAGGGCAATCCGATTGCGCCGTGGACCAAGTCGGCGACGGATGGCGGCGCTCCGTGA
- a CDS encoding YciI family protein, giving the protein MYYLALLGAAENGPDSIPGTDEYNASMEQHQEFWSKAQEAVAGGGLYPTAEAATIRHYGGRTLVTDGPFAETTEVVGGYYVFDAADLDVALALARQLPEASTGHVELWPMVDWFSKDEPQRDWWLALLREPQGGAVEPGSMEWEQGMIEHGRFGERAGDRMKGGGALFPPSSATTVRLRDGELLLTDGPFTESVEIANGVYVLSAPDRDSAIALASGIPLGPDGCVELRQIVAD; this is encoded by the coding sequence ATGTATTACTTGGCATTGTTGGGTGCCGCCGAGAACGGCCCGGACTCGATTCCGGGCACCGACGAGTACAACGCCTCGATGGAACAGCATCAGGAATTCTGGTCGAAGGCGCAGGAGGCAGTCGCGGGCGGTGGGCTGTACCCGACCGCCGAGGCGGCAACGATCCGGCACTACGGTGGCCGTACGCTGGTCACCGATGGCCCATTTGCCGAGACGACCGAGGTGGTCGGCGGCTACTACGTGTTCGACGCCGCCGATCTCGACGTGGCGCTCGCCCTGGCCCGTCAGCTCCCCGAGGCCTCGACCGGACACGTGGAACTGTGGCCCATGGTCGACTGGTTCTCGAAGGACGAGCCGCAGCGGGACTGGTGGCTGGCGCTCCTGCGTGAGCCGCAGGGCGGCGCGGTGGAACCCGGATCCATGGAGTGGGAGCAGGGAATGATCGAGCACGGCCGGTTCGGTGAACGTGCCGGCGACCGGATGAAGGGCGGCGGCGCGCTGTTCCCACCGTCGTCGGCGACGACGGTACGACTGCGGGACGGTGAACTGCTGCTCACCGATGGGCCGTTCACCGAGTCGGTCGAGATCGCCAACGGCGTGTATGTACTGTCGGCGCCCGACCGGGACTCCGCGATCGCTTTGGCATCGGGGATCCCACTCGGCCCGGACGGGTGCGTCGAGCTCCGGCAGATCGTCGCGGACTGA